A window of the Lolium perenne isolate Kyuss_39 chromosome 7, Kyuss_2.0, whole genome shotgun sequence genome harbors these coding sequences:
- the LOC127313686 gene encoding pheophytinase, chloroplastic isoform X1 codes for MGKKKTSGGRSNPDAKASSVGVIWTQEELHGRPRLSIEIKVTRSAIGPHYSLVLHLFLPPCPRNTPPVPNHATWKEFFLLRSDCAGVAWISTRSWIESFCCSLLSCRTSVLATEAVMEVVSSSHSCLAFHQTSSSARRFLGTGLATRQTKLVRPRKSAILCVGTGRASNPGDSGKLGVSHSFNVSDVNAALQGTPQKVGEVRRVVIPGLPEGPDSSQISTGLWEWKPKLTVYYEKSGTKNSKAPAVLFLPGFGVGTFHYEKQLMDLGRDYKVWTMDFLGQGMSLPCEDPAPKDEGEQEEGSYWGFGQDSQPWADELVYSVDLWHNQVQHFIEEVIGEPVYIVGNSLGGFVALYLAASSPHLVKGVTLLNATPFWGFLPNPSRSPHLSKIFPWAGTFPLPSSVRKLTETVWQKISDPRSIQKILRQVYADHSTNVDKVFSRIIETTEHPAAAASFASIMFAPMGQISFQEALSRCRSQGIPISLMYGKEDPWVGPFWGTRVKQQVPEAPYYQISPAGHCPHDEVPEVINYLLRGWLKNVESEGLIDLPFLDDSSDEEHGVSRELEFVRTGSTKSVSVRLFGSRNSLWSQISSFLKRHASNIRVVS; via the exons ATGGGGAAGAAGAAGACAAGCGGAGGAAGAAGTAACCCGGACGCAAAAGCGAGTTCGGTAGGAGTGATCTGGACGCAAGAAGAACTTCATGGTAGACCGAGACTTTCcatcgagatcaaagtcacccgctCGGCCATCGGCCCTCACTACTCACTAGTACTACATCTGTTCCTTCCCCCTTGTCCGCGGAACACGCCTCCGGTACCAAACCACGCCACCTGGAAGGAGTTCTTCCTCCTTCGTTCTGATTGTGCTGGTGTGGCGTGGATATCCACCCGGAGCTGGATCGAGTCCTTTTGCTG TTCGCTCCTCTCTTGCAGAACTAGTGTGCTAGCTACCGAAGCGGTCATGGAAGTGGTTTCCTCCAGCCACTCCTGcttggcatttcatcaaacatctAGCAGTGCTCGGAGGTTTCTTGGCACGGGTCTTGCTACGCGCCAGACCAAGCTTGTTCGGCCAAGAAAGAGTGCAATTCTGTGTGTTGGGACAGGGAGAGCTTCAAATCCAGGTGATTCAGGAAAGCTTGGCGTCAGCCATAGCTTCAATGTAAGTGACGTCAATGCGGCTCTCCAAGGCACCCCCCAGAAGGTTGGTGAGGTCAGGAGAGTGGTGATTCCGGGTCTGCCGGAAGGGCCAGACAGTTCTCAAATCAGTACCGGTTTGTGGGAGTGGAAGCCGAAGCTGACGGTATACTACGAGAAGTCTGGCACCAAGAATAGCAAGGCGCCGGCAGTGCTTTTTCTACCAGGCTTTGGGGTGGGCACATTCCATTATGAGAAGCAACTGATGGATCTTGGTCGTGATTACAAGGTGTGGACGATGGATTTTCTAGGGCAGGGAATGTCATTGCCATGTGAAGACCCTGCTCCTAAGGATGAAGGGGAGCAGGAGGAGGGGTCATATTGGGGTTTTGGACAAGATTCGCAGCCATGGGCAGATGAATTGGTGTACTCTGTAGACTTGTGGCATAATCAGGTCCAGCATTTCATTGAAGAG GTTATCGGTGAACCCGTTTATATTGTAGGAAACTCTCTTGGGGGTTTTGTTGCTCTATATCTTGCTGCATCCAGTCCACACCTTGTAAAGGGGGTCACATTGCTTAATGCAACACCATTTTGGGGTTTCCTTCCTAACCCTTCAAGATCTCCTCATTTGTCAAAGATTTTTCCATGGGCTGGGACATTTCCTCTTCCATCATCTGTGAGGAAACTTACTGAAACAGT GTGGCAGAAGATAAGTGACCCGAGAAGTATACAGAAGATACTCAGGCAAGTATATGCTGACCACTCAACAAATGTTGATAAGGTGTTCTCGCGTATTATAGAGACAACGGAGCACCCAGCAGCTGCTGCATCATTTGCCTCCATTATGTTTGCTCCAATGGGTCAGATATCCTTCCAGGAGGCACTTTCTAG GTGCCGAAGTCAGGGTATTCCCATTTCTCTTATGTATGGGAAAGAAGATCCTTGGGTTGGACCTTTTTGGGGTACTAGAGTCAAGCAGCAGGTGCCAGAAGCACCCTATTATCAAATCAGCCCTGCCGGTCACTGTCCTCACGATGAGGTTCCTGAG GTTATAAACTATTTACTCCGAGGATGGCTTAAGAACGTGGAGTCTGAGGGTTTGATTGACCTCCCATTCCTTGATGATTCGAGCGATGAAGAACATGGTGTATCCCGGGAGCTAGAATTTGTAAGAACAGGGTCCACGAAATCAGTTAGTGTACGGCTCTTTGGTTCCAGAAATTCCTTGTGGAGCCAGATAAGCTCATTCTTGAAACGGCATGCCTCCAACATACGGGTAGTGTCTTAG
- the LOC127313686 gene encoding pheophytinase, chloroplastic isoform X2 — protein MEVVSSSHSCLAFHQTSSSARRFLGTGLATRQTKLVRPRKSAILCVGTGRASNPGDSGKLGVSHSFNVSDVNAALQGTPQKVGEVRRVVIPGLPEGPDSSQISTGLWEWKPKLTVYYEKSGTKNSKAPAVLFLPGFGVGTFHYEKQLMDLGRDYKVWTMDFLGQGMSLPCEDPAPKDEGEQEEGSYWGFGQDSQPWADELVYSVDLWHNQVQHFIEEVIGEPVYIVGNSLGGFVALYLAASSPHLVKGVTLLNATPFWGFLPNPSRSPHLSKIFPWAGTFPLPSSVRKLTETVWQKISDPRSIQKILRQVYADHSTNVDKVFSRIIETTEHPAAAASFASIMFAPMGQISFQEALSRCRSQGIPISLMYGKEDPWVGPFWGTRVKQQVPEAPYYQISPAGHCPHDEVPEVINYLLRGWLKNVESEGLIDLPFLDDSSDEEHGVSRELEFVRTGSTKSVSVRLFGSRNSLWSQISSFLKRHASNIRVVS, from the exons ATGGAAGTGGTTTCCTCCAGCCACTCCTGcttggcatttcatcaaacatctAGCAGTGCTCGGAGGTTTCTTGGCACGGGTCTTGCTACGCGCCAGACCAAGCTTGTTCGGCCAAGAAAGAGTGCAATTCTGTGTGTTGGGACAGGGAGAGCTTCAAATCCAGGTGATTCAGGAAAGCTTGGCGTCAGCCATAGCTTCAATGTAAGTGACGTCAATGCGGCTCTCCAAGGCACCCCCCAGAAGGTTGGTGAGGTCAGGAGAGTGGTGATTCCGGGTCTGCCGGAAGGGCCAGACAGTTCTCAAATCAGTACCGGTTTGTGGGAGTGGAAGCCGAAGCTGACGGTATACTACGAGAAGTCTGGCACCAAGAATAGCAAGGCGCCGGCAGTGCTTTTTCTACCAGGCTTTGGGGTGGGCACATTCCATTATGAGAAGCAACTGATGGATCTTGGTCGTGATTACAAGGTGTGGACGATGGATTTTCTAGGGCAGGGAATGTCATTGCCATGTGAAGACCCTGCTCCTAAGGATGAAGGGGAGCAGGAGGAGGGGTCATATTGGGGTTTTGGACAAGATTCGCAGCCATGGGCAGATGAATTGGTGTACTCTGTAGACTTGTGGCATAATCAGGTCCAGCATTTCATTGAAGAG GTTATCGGTGAACCCGTTTATATTGTAGGAAACTCTCTTGGGGGTTTTGTTGCTCTATATCTTGCTGCATCCAGTCCACACCTTGTAAAGGGGGTCACATTGCTTAATGCAACACCATTTTGGGGTTTCCTTCCTAACCCTTCAAGATCTCCTCATTTGTCAAAGATTTTTCCATGGGCTGGGACATTTCCTCTTCCATCATCTGTGAGGAAACTTACTGAAACAGT GTGGCAGAAGATAAGTGACCCGAGAAGTATACAGAAGATACTCAGGCAAGTATATGCTGACCACTCAACAAATGTTGATAAGGTGTTCTCGCGTATTATAGAGACAACGGAGCACCCAGCAGCTGCTGCATCATTTGCCTCCATTATGTTTGCTCCAATGGGTCAGATATCCTTCCAGGAGGCACTTTCTAG GTGCCGAAGTCAGGGTATTCCCATTTCTCTTATGTATGGGAAAGAAGATCCTTGGGTTGGACCTTTTTGGGGTACTAGAGTCAAGCAGCAGGTGCCAGAAGCACCCTATTATCAAATCAGCCCTGCCGGTCACTGTCCTCACGATGAGGTTCCTGAG GTTATAAACTATTTACTCCGAGGATGGCTTAAGAACGTGGAGTCTGAGGGTTTGATTGACCTCCCATTCCTTGATGATTCGAGCGATGAAGAACATGGTGTATCCCGGGAGCTAGAATTTGTAAGAACAGGGTCCACGAAATCAGTTAGTGTACGGCTCTTTGGTTCCAGAAATTCCTTGTGGAGCCAGATAAGCTCATTCTTGAAACGGCATGCCTCCAACATACGGGTAGTGTCTTAG